In a genomic window of Virgibacillus sp. SK37:
- the flgB gene encoding flagellar basal body rod protein FlgB yields MSMFGGTINNLENALGYSSAKNKAISNNIANIDTPNYKAKDVAFNDVLKHNLSTLEAKRTHEKHFTFNNGDSGFRTINKNSTGYNHNGNNVDVDKEMADLAKNQIYYQSLVDRINGKFGSLQKVIRGGN; encoded by the coding sequence TTGTCAATGTTTGGAGGCACTATTAATAATTTGGAAAATGCACTTGGATACTCATCGGCAAAGAATAAAGCCATATCCAATAATATTGCAAATATCGACACACCAAACTATAAAGCAAAAGATGTTGCTTTTAACGATGTACTAAAACACAATCTCTCAACTTTGGAAGCTAAAAGAACTCATGAGAAGCATTTTACTTTCAATAATGGCGATTCGGGTTTTCGAACGATAAATAAAAATAGTACTGGATATAACCATAATGGAAATAATGTAGACGTGGATAAGGAAATGGCTGATTTAGCTAAAAACCAAATATATTACCAATCCCTTGTTGACCGTATCAATGGGAAGTTCGGAAGCTTGCAGAA
- the codY gene encoding GTP-sensing pleiotropic transcriptional regulator CodY — MELLTRARKINAMLQKATGKSVNFNDMSASLREVIKGNVYILSRRGKLLGFAINQEIENERMKDMLEERQFPEEYTQGLFNIHETTANLDIDSPHTVFPVENKDLFKNGYTTIVPIIGGGERLGTLVLGRLSETFNDDDLLLAEYGATVVGMEILHEKTEEIEMEARSKAVVQMAISSLSYSELEAIDHIFEELNGHEGLLVASKIADRVGITRSVIVNALRKLESAGVIESRSLGMKGTYIKVLNSKFLVELEKLRSR; from the coding sequence ATGGAATTATTAACTAGAGCAAGAAAAATCAACGCAATGTTACAGAAAGCTACAGGAAAATCGGTGAATTTTAATGATATGTCTGCTTCACTAAGAGAGGTTATCAAAGGTAATGTATACATCTTAAGCAGAAGAGGAAAATTATTAGGTTTTGCTATTAATCAGGAAATTGAGAACGAACGTATGAAAGATATGCTCGAAGAAAGACAATTCCCTGAAGAATATACACAAGGATTATTTAATATTCATGAAACAACTGCAAATCTTGATATTGATAGTCCGCATACTGTGTTTCCAGTGGAAAACAAGGATTTGTTCAAAAATGGTTATACAACTATTGTGCCAATCATTGGAGGCGGAGAGCGCCTAGGAACATTGGTGCTAGGCAGACTATCAGAAACCTTTAATGATGATGATTTGCTATTGGCTGAGTATGGAGCAACTGTTGTTGGTATGGAAATTCTGCATGAAAAAACAGAAGAAATCGAAATGGAAGCAAGAAGTAAAGCTGTTGTTCAAATGGCAATTAGTTCATTATCTTACAGTGAGTTGGAAGCCATTGACCACATTTTTGAAGAACTGAATGGACATGAAGGGCTTTTAGTTGCAAGTAAGATAGCTGACAGAGTAGGTATAACAAGATCTGTTATTGTTAACGCATTACGTAAACTAGAAAGTGCTGGAGTAATTGAATCACGTTCTTTAGGTATGAAAGGAACATATATCAAAGTGCTTAACAGCAAATTCCTTGTCGAATTAGAAAAACTGCGTTCAAGATAA
- the hslU gene encoding HslU--HslV peptidase ATPase subunit — MGINYTPKQIVDQLDKYIIGQKNAKRSVAVALRNRYRRMHVEETIKDEIVPKNILMMGPTGVGKTEIARRLAKLVGAPFVKVEATKFTEVGYVGRDVESMVRDLVEMAIRMVKEEQIIEVKGKAEIEANKKLVKLLVPKVKKDNNIKNPFEMLFSGQTNNDTEKSNEKDLDEEIVSKRKRVEHQLQLGELEDHLVTIEIEETPPSMFDMLQGSGMEHMGMNMQDAFSQFMPKKTKKRKLPVSEARKVLTQQEAAKLVDMEEVSQIAIERAEQAGIIFIDEIDKVAAKQDNSANVSREGVQRDILPIVEGSTVTTKHGTVKTDHMLFIAAGAFHMAKPSDLIPELQGRFPIRVELEKLSVEDFTRILKEPSNALLKQYKALMKTEGINLVFTDEAIDRLAEVAYQVNQDTDNIGARRLHTILEKLLEDLSFEAPNINMEKIEVTPAYVDEKLSSIVKNKDLSQFIL, encoded by the coding sequence ATGGGTATAAACTACACTCCTAAGCAAATAGTTGACCAATTGGACAAATATATCATTGGTCAAAAAAATGCGAAAAGATCAGTAGCAGTTGCATTACGAAATCGTTACAGACGCATGCATGTTGAAGAAACGATAAAAGATGAGATTGTTCCTAAAAACATTTTGATGATGGGCCCAACTGGGGTAGGTAAGACGGAAATAGCAAGGCGTCTGGCTAAACTTGTAGGAGCACCATTTGTGAAAGTGGAGGCGACTAAATTCACTGAAGTCGGCTATGTCGGTAGAGATGTGGAATCCATGGTTCGCGACCTCGTAGAAATGGCTATAAGGATGGTAAAAGAGGAACAAATTATCGAAGTAAAAGGTAAGGCTGAAATAGAGGCAAATAAAAAACTTGTTAAACTGTTGGTGCCTAAAGTAAAAAAGGATAACAATATCAAAAATCCATTTGAGATGCTCTTTTCAGGTCAAACAAATAATGATACCGAAAAAAGTAATGAAAAAGATCTTGATGAAGAAATTGTTAGTAAAAGAAAAAGAGTAGAACACCAGTTGCAATTGGGGGAACTTGAAGATCATTTGGTAACAATTGAAATAGAAGAAACTCCACCTTCTATGTTTGATATGCTACAAGGTTCCGGTATGGAGCATATGGGCATGAATATGCAAGATGCATTCAGTCAATTTATGCCGAAAAAAACCAAGAAGAGAAAGCTACCAGTTTCAGAAGCTAGAAAAGTTTTAACACAGCAAGAAGCTGCAAAACTTGTAGATATGGAAGAGGTATCTCAGATTGCGATAGAGCGAGCTGAACAAGCTGGAATAATTTTTATCGACGAAATTGATAAGGTTGCCGCAAAGCAAGATAACTCAGCAAATGTGTCAAGAGAGGGAGTTCAACGAGACATTCTTCCTATAGTAGAAGGCTCAACTGTAACTACGAAACACGGAACTGTGAAAACGGACCATATGCTATTTATTGCTGCAGGAGCTTTCCATATGGCGAAACCTTCAGATTTAATTCCTGAACTACAGGGTAGATTCCCTATAAGGGTAGAATTAGAAAAACTATCTGTAGAGGATTTCACCAGAATACTAAAAGAACCTTCTAACGCTTTGTTAAAACAATATAAAGCGCTCATGAAGACAGAAGGTATAAACCTTGTTTTTACTGACGAAGCTATAGATAGATTAGCGGAAGTCGCCTACCAGGTGAATCAAGACACGGATAATATCGGAGCGAGACGCCTTCACACTATACTGGAAAAACTTTTGGAAGATCTATCATTTGAAGCACCAAATATTAATATGGAGAAGATAGAAGTTACTCCTGCTTATGTTGATGAAAAGCTAAGTTCTATTGTAAAAAACAAAGATTTAAGCCAATTTATACTATAA
- the hslV gene encoding ATP-dependent protease subunit HslV, with product MTNEMHATTIFAIKHNGQCAMSGDGQVTLGNAVVMKHKAKKVRTLFKGQVLAGFAGSVADAFTLFEKFEAKLEAYNGNLARASVELAKEWRSDKVLRKLEAMLIVMDKENMFLVSGTGEVIEPDDGILAIGSGGNYALSAGRALARYSNQLTAKEIAEAAMKIAGEICVYTNDHITLEVLD from the coding sequence TTGACTAATGAAATGCATGCTACTACTATATTCGCCATAAAGCATAATGGCCAATGTGCCATGAGTGGCGATGGGCAAGTTACACTCGGAAATGCAGTTGTAATGAAACATAAAGCCAAAAAAGTTCGCACCTTATTTAAAGGTCAAGTTCTCGCAGGGTTTGCAGGATCTGTTGCGGATGCTTTTACTTTGTTTGAGAAATTTGAGGCGAAACTGGAAGCATATAACGGTAATCTGGCTAGAGCTTCTGTAGAACTAGCTAAAGAATGGCGTAGTGACAAAGTATTAAGAAAATTAGAAGCTATGCTGATTGTTATGGACAAAGAGAATATGTTTCTTGTATCTGGAACAGGGGAAGTAATTGAGCCAGATGACGGAATACTGGCAATCGGTTCTGGAGGTAATTATGCGCTTAGTGCAGGAAGAGCGTTAGCTAGATATTCTAATCAGCTAACTGCAAAAGAAATTGCTGAAGCTGCAATGAAGATTGCAGGAGAAATATGTGTCTACACCAATGACCATATTACGTTAGAGGTACTTGACTAA